In the genome of Brachypodium distachyon strain Bd21 chromosome 3, Brachypodium_distachyon_v3.0, whole genome shotgun sequence, the window CAGAGCATACAAATAAAATAACGGGAGCCTTAAATCACGGCACGGACATCTGCACATCTTATTTGTCTGGATCAGTGGATTCTGAGGGTTCCAAGAGCTTGAATCATGCTGAAGCATATGACCTTGAATCAGTCTTGGCAAGTTTCCTAGGTGAGATTTATAGGCGCCACAATGATTGCCCACATGGTGATTGCAAGAGTAACAGTGAGTTATGTCCTGCATTGAAGTCCCTAATTCATAAGAAGCTTAATGATTTAGGTAGTCCTCGTTGCAGTCTTGATTCTGAGCAACCTCAAGATAGCAAGGGAGAAATGCTGCTGGATGAAATAAGTATTTCTAGCAGCAGGGCGGTTCAATCCAAAGAATTCAAGGATGCGTTGGAGATATTGGGTTCAAACAAGGAACTTTTCCTGAAGCTTCTTCAGAAGCCAAATTCACACATGTTAGACAATATCAGAAGCCACCAAAACAGTAGGTTGACAACCAAGTTAGAGCCCAATAAAATTCTTGGAGAAACTAATTTTTTTCAACAGACAAGATGCTCAAACGATCATGAGTTGACTGCAAAAGCACAAGATAGAGAGAGCAAACATATGTTCTTCTGGAGGAAGGATAAATCAAAAAGAAAGCAGATGATGCCAGAAGAAACCAACAGATCTGAGCCTGTTAGCAAAATAGTTATTCTAAAGCCAAATCCAGGAAGAGGGACTGATCAGACGGTGACTACCGGTGTAAGATCTTTACACCAGCAACCTAGTGCCTTGCAAGCTCCAGAGTACAGTGGGAGGGAaagttcaaaattttcaatCAAGGAAGTCAGGAGGAGATTCAGAATTGTaactggcgagacaagagaaAGAAATGCAGCACCTGCAGATGGCCTTCAAAGAGTTCCACGTTGGCAGTCCCTGATACCAACTAAGAAGGATTCTGGGCATCAAACCCAGGGGAGCTTGGCAGACAAATCTGCATCAAGGTTTAAGAATGACATCATCAGACCTTCAACCAGCAGCAAGCAAATGCAACAAAACGGCGGCCAGACTAAAATCAGGAGTCATCTAGTAGCATCAAAAGGTACATCTATCTTCTACGAGGAGGCCAAGAAGCACTTAACGGATATGCTGAAGGATAATAATCAGTCCGGCGACTATCCAACAGCTCAGGTTTCAAAATCATTGGAAGGAATGCTTTCTCTCCCTCACTGTGATGCATCGTATCCCAGGAGTATCGCTAGGGGCAAGTGTCACACTGATCTCTCACCTGAAGAGACAGATGCTTGCCTTGTACCCGTGGTTGATAAAGAAGAATCCTCAGAAGCGAGGAGCAAATCATGGGATCTCTCAGGAAAAAGCCATGCATGTTGTACTGTTGTAGCAGTTGATAATCAGGTGGTTGTCATGGACAAATGTAGCATGAAAGAAGAATCACAAGAAGGTAACTTTTGGTATTTGCATGAATTGGGATGAACTGAGTGGTGCATGTTTATTCTTTATAAACAGAAATAACTATAGAATCTTCTGCAGGACCAAGAGATATTACTGATGTGGTAGACACCATATCTATTGAAGGAATTGACGAAATGGACCGTTCTGAAACAACTTGCAATGTACAATGCAGCCCAGTAGAACAATGCAGAGATAGCATGCAACCAGTAagctaaaaaaaagcatacaTTGTTTCATTTCATTGCGATTTATTGTTTTTAACTGTTGCAAGTTTTATGTATAGGTTATGTTAGAGGAAGCAGAACAAGGAAAAGAACCTGATCAGATGTTGCTGAGCTATCCTGTGAGCATTGTTGAAAATTTAGACCAGCAAGAACCAGAAACACCTGAACCAAGAGCATCAGTCAAATTTATCACTGATTGTTTGCCTGAGCAAAACCATGAGAAGCAAGAACAGCCAAGTCCAGTATCTGTTCTTGATTCATTCTATGAAGATATTGCCGATCCTGAATGCGAAAACATGAAACAATGTGAGACCAATAGATGTAAGAATTAATTGAACCTTTTCCCTTTACTGGTAAAAAAACAATCTATTCTGACAAATCTGGTTGACTTCACGTTTTTATGACATGCAGGTGATCTGCATGAAGATCTTCGTGCAACCCTGTACTTTCCAGATAGTGAATCAGATCTAAAGGTCTTTTGGGAGGACAAGAATGTCAGATTAGAAATTATAAAGTTGGTTTTGGAGCTCTCAGAATTATGTGCAGAGCAAAATTTAGAGGTATGGTATCTAGAGGACGAATTAATCAGCCCTTGCCTGTTCGAAGAACTACCAAATCAGGGTGATCAAATAGATGATCTAAAGCTTCTTTTTGACTGTATCTGCGAAGCTCTACCAGAGATCCAAGAGAGGTATTTTAGAGTCTCTTCTTGGTTATCGTTTCTCAAACACGACATACGGACACCTCCAATAGGAGAAAACCTCATCTCAGAAGTTGACAAATGTGTCGATGACTATCTTCATCATAGTTTTCCAAATACACTAGATCATACAATTAAAAGGGATTTGGAAGTTCGGACATGGATGGACATTCGATCAAAAACTGAAGGAATTGTTGTGGAGATATGGGAGTATGTATTGGAGGAGTTATTAGATGAGGCTGTTTTCGATTTGTGGATTTGAAGCCCTGATCAGATCCCCAGTCATTTGTGCTTTGTGATGAGTACATTCAGTATAACTGTAGAGGTTTTCAAGATGACAATAACCCATTTTATGCAGCAGAATAACACGGGCTGTTTTGTTTGGCCTATGAAGTATCTTGTGATTGTGAATTTCGACGACGTTTTGCTCGTCTAAGTGTCTAGCTGCAGAGAATACTTTTCTGATGCATCACTTGACACCTAAAGTTTCAACCTGCAAATCTCCCAGCTGTGCAGTTTGTTTAGATGAAGTTTGGGCAGTCTGTCACAGCCATGCCTCTTGGACAGCTAAAATGCACAGCAGTCTGAAGGCATAGCGTTTTTTTCCACATCTATTGTGATCAGAGGTGATCACagttgatgttttttttctgtatcTGTGTACATGTGTAAATGTTTTTCGAGAATGACACATGTAAAAGTTATCATATACGACAGATCAAATAGTGGTaagttttcttctttccagTAATACTAGTGAACTTTCGGTAAATTTAGAGCACCACTTTGCACTGGATGACTGCTACCTGGCGGCGGAGTTTCACCGGAAAAACGAGGAGtggcaaaaacaaaatgcaaaccGAGAATTTGGTgagaataaaaaggaaaaggcaAAAACTAAGTAAATTAGAGTAAATTGATGGGCTTTTAGTGTCACAGAGACATTTATGTAAGTAAATATGTGATATATGCACTTAAATGCTCCCCCTTGTAACTATAAAAGAAATGTATAGTATGTATTTAGGTGAATGGAAAGAAAGCAGCTAGATATACAAATTAAACACTAATTGACCTCTTTGggaaaattttaaattcatTTCTCCTTAATAGCGTAATCATAATATtgctattattttattttaaacaaATGTTATTATTATCACTATATAAAGGGGGCGCCTGCAGGTCTCTAGACAAAGGAGGTCCCCTAGCTAGGCTCATTGCTCTCTCTGTTACCTTCACTGATCtcaagatgtctcaacttagTCACATATTTGTTCTATATGTTCTTATTCATGCCCATCAAAGTCTAGGAGGCCGGCTTCATCCTAACAATCAGGAGGTAAACATGGTTTGTCATATGTTATAACTGTTTCGTACACATAGGAATGCGGGAGAAATTCCTTTTATCAAATGCGTCGACCTAGAGTTTTGAAAAAGATAGTCATCGATCTAGAAATCTCCTAGCAGTTCATGTGTTCAGCTATTCGACTTTCTTCTCAATTGTGTTCTCTGTTCTGGATCAGATCTTATTTCTTCGGTATTACATAAATTCCTTTGAGTCCATCGTGCATGAAGTTTTCATTTAAAGTTTCAATCGTTGGACATTTCCTTgtattttgaaggaaaatgCTGGTACCTCACTTGAGCTCGTGAGTATGAAGGAAAAAGCTACAAACCTACAAGATACGAATCCATATTTCAACTTTTCACATAAGCTACTGAAATCTGTTTGGATGTCCAATGGACAAGACTTGGCACCAGATGACGATGGTGCGGTAATGTCATATGTGAGTACCACTGCTTGTTCCTCATTCCTTAACAATTTCATAGTACAAATTGTTTCATGGACGTATTTATAGTGATAATATTGTATTTATTATTTGCTAATTAACCTTTCTAAATTAACTTCACCTATTTTGCAGTATGCCGCACATCATACTCAAGAACGTGCGAGTGGATACTATGGATTAGTTGCCACAATGGACGTGTATGGGCACAATCTTAATGTTGACCAACTCACCATGGGGGCAATTTGGATTATTAACTCAAATGGACATGTGTCTAACGTCAATGCAATTACTGTTGGATGGTTGGTAAGTTATCATTTTATTTCATCAATATATCCCATTTGTTTGTTAATCATAATGATTTGTTGTAACTAAAATATTTCACTACAATCTTGTGATTTTGTAGGTTTGGCCATCTCACTTTAACGACTCGCGCACATACCTTTTCACGGAGTGGATAGTAAGCCTATATCTTACAACAATTTAGCACATACTGTTAACAAGCTAGGCAAGGATAGTCTAAATGACTTTAATGAAATTGCAGAACGACAGTAATGGTCAAACGAAAGGATGCATGAACGGGGATTGTAATCCAGGTTTCCAGTTCGTAAGTGGATCCCCCATATTTCCAGGTGATGTCCTGGACCCAGTTTCTCAACCCAACAATGCACGTCAAAATCTCACTATTAAAGTTTTCAAGGTACGTAAGTGCGCAAAACTTTTTAAACTCTCTTACTAATCAAGTGTGGAAAATTCGACTGATCGTACgcttttttttcattgaaCTGCTAATTTAGGAGAAATCAATGGGATATTGGTGGGTACATTGCGGCTTCAACAGCGACCCGGTTCCAGTAGGTTTTTTCCGGGGCACACTATTTGACAGCTTATCCAGCAAAGCAACTAAAATTTTGGTCGGTGGCTACACTACCAAGTACAAAAAAGACGTTCCATCTCCTCCAATGGGCAGTGGAGCATCGGCCTCCTCAGACACGAGAAAGGCCGCTTTGGTACGTGACATTCAATTCATTGACGAGGATGGCAATTCCACTCCGATCGGCGATGATGATATGCTTGCCACAATAGTGGACAACAGGCTTTACTTCGCCTTGCCTATTGCTGGAGGCCAATTCTCTTACGGAGGGCCGGGGGgttatgcatgatgcatgaaTAAAAGCAATTTTCACTACTTCAGCTTCTCCCAATGCTAAACCTTTATATTAGGGAGTGCCTATGTGTAAATTATCAGTCCGTGTGTgtccgtgtgtgtgtgtgtgtgtgtgtgtgtgtgtaatttgaaattttaagtACAGTTATCAAAATAGCATGTGAAATTTTTAGAAAATTGTGGGTGAAAATTTTAATATTGCACTAAAATTTTTGTGTGCAACCTCAAAATTTGCACGTGGAATTTTCTATCTAATTTTTTTAGGCCGAAACTATAACAACGATCAAATTTAAAAAAGTTTCAGGTCAAATTTTATGcgtgattctaaaaattgcaggtgaaagtttatgcatggttctaaaaattgcaggtcaAATTGTATGTGCggttctaaaaattgcaggtgaaatggGAGGGATAttttaacaaaagaagatgtTTTTAAATGAGAAAGATTTCATATTGTTGATATATATAGGATGGACACTCAATTTTACTATTAAAAGAAGTGTACGTGATACGAACACTAATACATTGAACTAGGCATTGATCTAAAATACGTGCACATTCGCAAAGCAATAAGAAATCACGGTCAGTTGGGAGTTGGGACACAACAAAGCACTAAGAAATCACGGTCAGTGAAGAGGCAACCCGTACAAACAAAATCAGGAcggatgaaacaaaaaaagaaacaaaagatatatCTGCACAGgacaagttaaaaaaaaaacagttccATCTTTCCACGGAGGTTGATCAATGGGATCTTACGTGGGGCGCCCAATATTCTTCTGTGAAGTTCTATGCCCTTGGTTTTCAGCACCTGCACCCTGGGGCGATCTATCGTTGGTTATGGTCTTGTTGCTGCACGCCGCGTGTGAAGGTGTCCGGgtggcttcttcttgttgaCCATCTTAACACCCGTGATATGATGAAACGGCGGCACTGACACGTTGGTGATGGTGAGGAGCATTGCGTTCTTTGCCCTACTCGCTAGTTGGAAAATTGGAAGCACTTGTTTTTCGGCTGTAATTTCAGTGCTCGTATCTGCAAGTTGATTGGGATGATGGTCCATCGGTGGATGTGATTGTCCGTCGGGCTGGTTCCTCATTTGGCAAGCCTTTCTTTTTGGAAATGGTTCTGGTGGCTTGTTGGTACATTTGGAAGATTTGGAATGGGTTGATTTTTAATCATGTTAGGCCTACCTTTGGTGCGTGGAGGGTGGCATTCACTCATGATATGTGGCTCCTTGTTCATAGGATTAGACCTGTCAATGTTAATAGTCTTCTCTCTTGGTTACATTCTATTTTGTACAATAGgtaagttttttcttttcttttctttgtacaGCTCCTTTGTAACTTTGTTGCTTTAATAAATTCATTGTAGGAGATTCCCCTACAGTTcccagtaaaaaaaacaacaacactaAGCAATAAAAAATCACAGTTGGAAGTTAGGACACAACAAAGCAATAAGAAATCACGGTCGTGGAGTGGCAACCTGTGCAAACAAAATGAGgacacaagaaacaaaaaaaaagaaaaagaacaaaaaacaacagaaaCGGACAGCACAGAACTCAGAACTTGCAACCAAGAGCCAAACCACCAACCACCGAAGAAACCGGCTGTCCCCGTAGAGAATCAGTTGTTCTTTTATTTAACTTGGACCGCCTCTCCATTAACTCTTGCACGAATCTTAACACATGATCCAACGGCCTAGACCATCAACTGAGAAAGTAAATCCGTTTATATTATAACACCCGATAAAAGTGGGCCACGTGTCCCATAATTTTAACTCTGGCTACCAATTACATCTACAGTAAACTATTTAACTTGGACCGCCTCTCCATTAACTCCTGCATGAATATTAACACATGATCCAACGGCCTAGACCATCAACTGAGAAAGTAAATCCGTTTATATTATAACACCCGATAAAAGTGGGCCACGTGTCCCATAATTTTAACTCTGGCTACCAATTACATCTACAGTAAACTGGCACAGCTCGCTAAGTACAATCCTATTGGTActacctcttcttcttgaggATGTATCAATTGTTTCTATGCAATAAAGAGGTACtttgatttaaaaaaaatacatctaCGATTGGTTGGCTAGCAAACTATACATGTATTaattaaatattgctctaaagtaaaagaaaaaacgacGAGCTCACCATTTAATCTTAATATGAGTATAGATAGAACAATCACTTAAAACTTAAAACTTGCATTATGGTTTATTATCACAGAAATCCTACCTAGTAATATTAAGGCGTGCACACAACCTGTCGACCCATACAACCGATCGACCAATTTAGCATGTGAACTTTAATTTTGTGTGCACATATATTATCTCGTAAGATCAGACATCTCAGATACAGACAAATAGTTGTAATTATtcttgaaagggcatttcgatccctaagtgttttggtcttaatgacaacatgactcgtggactaaccgtgtgctcgaatgtttcagatttgagatcaaatggcacaagacAGTTCGTTGCCCtcgaaaaggaaagaagcgtagaagaatttacggctttttatttatattgagtcgtaggaaatacgaactattaagagggagtccacatgggaaggtaatgggtgaatcaacttcacgtacacaaattaccatatttgcacccacataaagcctacccgtgcgcgagagagagagccacCCAAAGTCTAAGTATGTTGCCAGGTATGTTCCaggaccggaacttccggcctacCTCCGTTAGGGCGGAACATCCACCCTACCTCCGGCCTACCTTTGTGATGCTACTAGAACTCATTTGTGTTGGCCGGAGGTTGGACCGGAACAAGGGCGGAACTTTCGGGGTACCCGAACTTCCTCCCATccaccggaacttccacccCTGGCAGACtcagtgcataacggttagatttcGGGGCTACTTAAATgggcttcgtccccaacgggtttcTTCACCAAGCACAGCTAAGAAaagcctctctctctccccccaaGAACACAAGAGCTTCATTTCCcttgatctccctccctagtt includes:
- the LOC100837403 gene encoding uncharacterized protein LOC100837403 isoform X2, yielding MGKRSHKRSAGQDESNVGCVWGLMRLLYFRRDPRLLMDAKQATGRRTLMEIADRGHSTKKSRDLEEMDEDDNIKEGTLQKPTVKKLMDDELGRVNILKNIPNTEVQGRLADLGNDLYLSGNSEHTNKITGALNHGTDICTSYLSGSVDSEGSKSLNHAEAYDLESVLASFLGEIYRRHNDCPHGDCKSNSELCPALKSLIHKKLNDLGSPRCSLDSEQPQDSKGEMLLDEISISSSRAVQSKEFKDALEILGSNKELFLKLLQKPNSHMLDNIRSHQNSRLTTKLEPNKILGETNFFQQTRCSNDHELTAKAQDRESKHMFFWRKDKSKRKQMMPEETNRSEPVSKIVILKPNPGRGTDQTVTTGVRSLHQQPSALQAPEYSGRESSKFSIKEVRRRFRIVTGETRERNAAPADGLQRVPRWQSLIPTKKDSGHQTQGSLADKSASRFKNDIIRPSTSSKQMQQNGGQTKIRSHLVASKGTSIFYEEAKKHLTDMLKDNNQSGDYPTAQVSKSLEGMLSLPHCDASYPRSIARGKCHTDLSPEETDACLVPVVDKEESSEARSKSWDLSGKSHACCTVVAVDNQVVVMDKCSMKEESQEGPRDITDVVDTISIEGIDEMDRSETTCNVQCSPVEQCRDSMQPVMLEEAEQGKEPDQMLLSYPVSIVENLDQQEPETPEPRASVKFITDCLPEQNHEKQEQPSPVSVLDSFYEDIADPECENMKQCDLHEDLRATLYFPDSESDLKVFWEDKNVRLEIIKLVLELSELCAEQNLEVWYLEDELISPCLFEELPNQGDQIDDLKLLFDCICEALPEIQERYFRVSSWLSFLKHDIRTPPIGENLISEVDKCVDDYLHHSFPNTLDHTIKRDLEVRTWMDIRSKTEGIVVEIWEYVLEELLDEAVFDLWI
- the LOC100837403 gene encoding uncharacterized protein LOC100837403 isoform X1 yields the protein MGKRSHKRSAGQDESNVGCVWGLMRLLYFRRDPRLLMDAKQATGRRTLMEIADRGHSTKKSRDLEEMDEDDNIKEGTLQKPTVKKLMDDELGRVNILKNIPNTEVQGRLADLGNDLYLSGNSEHTNKITGALNHGTDICTSYLSGSVDSEGSKSLNHAEAYDLESVLASFLGEIYRRHNDCPHGDCKSNSELCPALKSLIHKKLNDLGSPRCSLDSEQPQDSKGEMLLDEISISSSRAVQSKEFKDALEILGSNKELFLKLLQKPNSHMLDNIRSHQNSRLTTKLEPNKILGETNFFQQTRCSNDHELTAKAQDRESKHMFFWRKDKSKRKQMMPEETNRSEPVSKIVILKPNPGRGTDQTVTTGVRSLHQQPSALQAPEYSGRESSKFSIKEVRRRFRIVTGETRERNAAPADGLQRVPRWQSLIPTKKDSGHQTQGSLADKSASRFKNDIIRPSTSSKQMQQNGGQTKIRSHLVASKGTSIFYEEAKKHLTDMLKDNNQSGDYPTAQVSKSLEGMLSLPHCDASYPRSIARGKCHTDLSPEETDACLVPVVDKEESSEARSKSWDLSGKSHACCTVVAVDNQVVVMDKCSMKEESQEGPRDITDVVDTISIEGIDEMDRSETTCNVQCSPVEQCRDSMQPVMLEEAEQGKEPDQMLLSYPVSIVENLDQQEPETPEPRASVKFITDCLPEQNHEKQEQPSPVSVLDSFYEDIADPECENMKQCETNRCDLHEDLRATLYFPDSESDLKVFWEDKNVRLEIIKLVLELSELCAEQNLEVWYLEDELISPCLFEELPNQGDQIDDLKLLFDCICEALPEIQERYFRVSSWLSFLKHDIRTPPIGENLISEVDKCVDDYLHHSFPNTLDHTIKRDLEVRTWMDIRSKTEGIVVEIWEYVLEELLDEAVFDLWI
- the LOC104583694 gene encoding uncharacterized protein LOC104583694 isoform X1; its protein translation is MLLLSLYKGGACRSLDKGGPLARLIALSVTFTDLKMSQLSHIFVLYVLIHAHQSLGGRLHPNNQEENAGTSLELVSMKEKATNLQDTNPYFNFSHKLLKSVWMSNGQDLAPDDDGAVMSYYAAHHTQERASGYYGLVATMDVYGHNLNVDQLTMGAIWIINSNGHVSNVNAITVGWLVWPSHFNDSRTYLFTEWINDSNGQTKGCMNGDCNPGFQFVSGSPIFPGDVLDPVSQPNNARQNLTIKVFKEKSMGYWWVHCGFNSDPVPVGFFRGTLFDSLSSKATKILVGGYTTKYKKDVPSPPMGSGASASSDTRKAALVRDIQFIDEDGNSTPIGDDDMLATIVDNRLYFALPIAGGQFSYGGPGGYA
- the LOC104583694 gene encoding uncharacterized protein LOC104583694 isoform X2 — its product is MLLLSLYKGGACRSLDKGGPLARLIALSVTFTDLKMSQLSHIFVLYVLIHAHQSLGGRLHPNNQEENAGTSLELVSMKEKATNLQDTNPYFNFSHKLLKSVWMSNGQDLAPDDDGAVMSYYAAHHTQERASGYYGLVATMDVYGHNLNVDQLTMGAIWIINSNGHVSNVNAITVGWLVWPSHFNDSRTYLFTEWIDSNGQTKGCMNGDCNPGFQFVSGSPIFPGDVLDPVSQPNNARQNLTIKVFKEKSMGYWWVHCGFNSDPVPVGFFRGTLFDSLSSKATKILVGGYTTKYKKDVPSPPMGSGASASSDTRKAALVRDIQFIDEDGNSTPIGDDDMLATIVDNRLYFALPIAGGQFSYGGPGGYA